A window from Candidatus Krumholzibacteriota bacterium encodes these proteins:
- a CDS encoding adenosylhomocysteinase, with protein sequence MKYDCKDLKLAPGGKARIEWADSNMPVLRMIRERFEKEKPLDGIRISACLHVTTETANLMRTLKAGGAEAALCASNPLSTQDDVAASLVDDYGISVFAVHGEDNVKYYDHINSVLDKKPHITMDDGADLVSTLHKERRELLENIIGGSEETTTGVIRLRSMQADKVLAYPIIAVNDALTKHFFDNRYGTGQSTIDGIIRATNVLLAGTDFVVFGYGWCGRGVAMRARGMGAKVSIVEVDPVKALEAVMDGYNVVPSMKAAEYGDIFVTLTGDISVIRLEHFRKMKDGAIVANSGHFNVEIDLDDLAENSSDKKRIRENLQQYTMDDGKRINVLAEGRLINLAAAEGHPASVMDMSFANQSLSAEYLTKVYKKLENRVYPVPEDIDRNIAELKLDALGCGIDELTPKQKKYLSSWKFGT encoded by the coding sequence ATGAAATACGATTGCAAGGATCTCAAGCTTGCCCCGGGCGGCAAGGCAAGGATTGAATGGGCCGACAGCAATATGCCGGTTCTGCGTATGATTCGTGAGCGGTTTGAAAAAGAGAAACCGCTTGACGGAATTAGGATTTCAGCCTGTCTCCACGTTACAACAGAAACGGCGAACCTGATGCGCACCCTCAAAGCCGGTGGAGCCGAGGCCGCTCTATGCGCGTCTAATCCTCTCAGCACGCAGGATGATGTAGCAGCTTCTCTTGTAGATGACTACGGGATTTCCGTCTTTGCCGTACACGGCGAAGATAACGTCAAATATTACGATCATATTAATTCAGTACTTGATAAAAAGCCGCATATCACAATGGACGACGGCGCTGATCTTGTCAGCACACTTCACAAGGAGAGACGTGAACTTCTAGAGAACATTATAGGCGGTTCCGAAGAGACTACTACGGGTGTGATAAGATTGAGAAGTATGCAGGCCGACAAGGTTCTTGCCTATCCTATAATCGCCGTTAATGACGCTCTCACAAAACACTTTTTTGACAACCGGTACGGCACAGGGCAGAGTACCATCGACGGTATTATAAGGGCGACAAACGTTCTTCTCGCCGGCACTGATTTCGTTGTTTTCGGTTATGGATGGTGCGGAAGAGGAGTCGCAATGAGAGCTCGAGGGATGGGCGCTAAAGTATCAATCGTTGAAGTTGATCCTGTAAAGGCTCTTGAGGCTGTAATGGACGGATACAATGTCGTGCCGTCGATGAAGGCCGCGGAATACGGTGATATCTTTGTGACGCTTACCGGTGATATTTCGGTAATCCGTCTCGAGCATTTCAGGAAAATGAAGGACGGCGCTATTGTGGCGAATTCAGGACATTTTAATGTTGAGATAGATCTGGATGATCTGGCTGAAAACTCCTCGGACAAAAAGAGGATACGCGAAAATCTTCAGCAGTACACTATGGATGACGGGAAGAGGATAAATGTTCTGGCGGAAGGACGGCTTATAAATCTCGCGGCCGCTGAGGGACATCCAGCTTCAGTAATGGATATGAGTTTTGCCAATCAGTCGCTTTCCGCTGAGTATCTTACGAAGGTTTATAAAAAGCTGGAAAACAGGGTGTATCCCGTACCTGAAGATATTGACAGAAATATCGCGGAGCTGAAACTCGACGCTCTCGGATGCGGTATCGATGAATTGACTCCAAAACAGAAGAAATATCTTTCCAGCTGGAAATTTGGAACCTGA
- a CDS encoding GWxTD domain-containing protein encodes MKQKNFIIAAAVILLSILTSNTAAAEDFDGENKLIERLAPFEKKIYYGLQYLFNKYQKKEFLSMESVAGRTKWRKKFWIYKDPTPTTEKNERKIEHEARVKLAGKLFGMEKPPGWDKRGETLIRFGMPSSRTKVPGEVGFYRMTPPGEIWYYKKLDMLIPFQNFNLNGVFIYAIEHYGESSRQTLDRLRRMKQFYNLRSIEELMFTRPEDVINVIEFNPDDIDYIADQDIRAKKARDLIAAIENRKMIKSKRNFYKYLQDNPTIYSFEVNQEKLPVYFDITKFKDGANSVETKINFEIPSSEIRFIKKEGELRGEVLLSALVRDINMKKVSSGHDTIRVAQPGLSKFSGPGHLPGQIVMSLNPGYYRIGLEAKDTSSDHRGVYNTTAQIDPMDNRLAMSDIQLASVIRKANNQTKFTRGGLQIIPHPLHAYRIPYPLTFYFEIYGLETNSDDLAFYSVDYKITPLGKRRKGPILEEVPTAISSKFERKGKGSKQIQRLEIATDNLWNGTFELTVSVMDRQTRETIHKRARFSVLE; translated from the coding sequence ATGAAGCAGAAAAATTTCATAATAGCCGCGGCCGTGATTTTACTCTCTATTCTCACCTCTAATACCGCGGCCGCCGAAGATTTCGACGGAGAAAACAAATTGATAGAACGCCTCGCGCCGTTCGAGAAAAAAATCTACTACGGCCTCCAGTATTTATTTAATAAATACCAGAAGAAAGAATTCCTCTCTATGGAAAGTGTCGCGGGCAGAACAAAGTGGAGGAAGAAATTCTGGATATACAAAGATCCTACTCCCACAACTGAAAAAAACGAACGTAAAATAGAACATGAAGCCAGAGTCAAACTGGCCGGAAAGCTTTTCGGAATGGAGAAACCGCCGGGCTGGGATAAGAGAGGGGAAACATTAATACGGTTCGGAATGCCCTCGAGCAGAACAAAAGTACCCGGGGAGGTGGGATTCTATAGAATGACCCCTCCCGGCGAAATATGGTATTACAAGAAACTGGATATGTTGATTCCCTTTCAGAATTTCAACCTCAACGGCGTGTTCATTTACGCCATCGAGCATTACGGAGAAAGCTCCAGACAAACCCTGGACAGACTGCGAAGGATGAAACAATTTTACAACCTCAGGAGTATTGAGGAATTGATGTTCACAAGACCGGAAGATGTAATTAATGTAATTGAATTTAATCCGGACGATATTGACTATATAGCCGATCAGGATATCAGGGCTAAGAAAGCAAGGGATCTTATCGCGGCGATTGAAAATCGCAAAATGATCAAATCAAAACGTAATTTTTATAAATATCTTCAGGACAACCCTACAATCTACTCTTTCGAAGTAAATCAGGAAAAGCTTCCCGTCTATTTCGATATAACAAAATTTAAAGACGGAGCAAATTCCGTAGAAACTAAAATAAACTTTGAAATTCCTTCCAGTGAGATACGCTTCATAAAGAAGGAGGGGGAATTGAGGGGTGAAGTCCTGCTCAGCGCTCTTGTCAGAGATATAAATATGAAAAAGGTCAGCTCCGGGCATGACACAATAAGGGTAGCTCAACCCGGACTCAGTAAATTCTCGGGGCCCGGGCATCTTCCCGGACAAATCGTTATGAGTCTAAACCCGGGCTATTATCGAATCGGCCTGGAGGCAAAAGACACTTCATCAGACCACAGGGGCGTCTACAACACAACTGCTCAAATAGACCCGATGGACAACCGTCTGGCTATGAGTGATATCCAGCTGGCCTCCGTTATCAGAAAAGCGAATAATCAGACAAAATTCACAAGGGGCGGCTTGCAGATCATTCCACACCCGCTGCACGCGTACAGAATCCCTTACCCGCTTACATTTTATTTCGAAATTTACGGCCTGGAGACAAACAGTGATGATCTGGCATTCTATTCAGTGGATTATAAAATAACTCCGCTCGGCAAAAGACGGAAAGGTCCTATACTGGAAGAAGTGCCTACTGCCATCTCCTCCAAATTCGAGAGAAAAGGGAAAGGGTCAAAACAGATACAGAGACTCGAGATCGCCACGGATAATCTCTGGAACGGAACGTTTGAACTCACAGTCAGCGTAATGGACAGGCAGACGAGAGAGACGATTCATAAAAGAGCAAGATTCTCCGTCCTGGAGTAG
- the lptG gene encoding LPS export ABC transporter permease LptG — MKIHDKYILSSFWKNIFLGLLAFTIIYITVDFNEKIDEFIDHNASIIQIVSYYFFEAPWIILLVLPVAVLLGTVFSLGKISRDNELTALISSGIPLIRLAMPLLISAFLISVSSIAFNEIVVPRSNHRAEEIMRVDIQKSKNRSSSRFKNNIHYQGKNGMTYYAEKYDTKMKALTNLIVQEYDGPHLKTRIDAKKGFWNGSEWIFIDGVLRSFSGNEETTKQFSRLPMPKLDVKPNDLKKEEMEPEEMNFVQLRKYIDKIKRQGGSFNKYRVDLYFKFSFPFTSLLFTIIGIALSASKRKPSMATGFGLTLLISFSYYGILRLGQALGKSGVIHPLIGAWAGNIIFLVLGIFLLYKANK, encoded by the coding sequence ATGAAAATTCATGACAAATATATTCTGTCATCATTCTGGAAAAATATCTTTCTGGGTCTACTGGCCTTTACGATTATCTACATAACTGTTGATTTCAATGAGAAAATTGACGAATTCATCGATCACAATGCCAGTATTATACAAATAGTCTCTTATTACTTTTTTGAAGCGCCGTGGATAATCCTGCTCGTTCTGCCCGTGGCGGTTCTTCTCGGTACGGTCTTTTCACTTGGAAAAATATCGCGGGACAATGAACTGACAGCTCTTATTTCCTCAGGTATTCCGCTTATAAGATTAGCAATGCCGCTACTAATATCGGCATTCTTGATATCTGTTTCTTCAATAGCTTTTAATGAAATTGTCGTGCCCCGGTCAAACCACAGAGCCGAAGAGATAATGCGCGTTGACATACAAAAAAGTAAAAACAGAAGCTCTTCAAGATTCAAAAACAATATTCATTATCAGGGTAAAAACGGAATGACATACTACGCTGAAAAATACGACACTAAAATGAAAGCCCTCACAAATTTGATTGTTCAGGAATATGACGGTCCGCATTTGAAAACCAGGATAGACGCCAAGAAAGGATTCTGGAACGGATCAGAATGGATATTCATAGACGGGGTTTTAAGATCGTTCTCAGGTAATGAGGAAACGACAAAGCAATTTAGCCGCCTGCCGATGCCCAAGCTCGATGTAAAACCGAACGACCTGAAAAAGGAAGAAATGGAACCCGAAGAAATGAATTTCGTTCAGCTTAGAAAATATATCGACAAAATCAAACGCCAGGGAGGATCATTCAATAAATACAGAGTAGATCTTTATTTTAAATTCAGTTTCCCCTTTACAAGTCTGCTATTTACTATAATCGGCATTGCCCTTTCAGCCAGTAAAAGAAAACCTTCTATGGCTACAGGTTTTGGATTGACTCTGCTCATCAGCTTCTCCTACTACGGAATACTCAGGCTGGGTCAGGCATTAGGTAAGAGCGGTGTAATACATCCTTTAATAGGCGCGTGGGCCGGAAACATTATATTTCTCGTGCTTGGAATATTCTTGCTCTATAAAGCAAATAAATAG
- a CDS encoding LptF/LptG family permease, with protein sequence MKMNTIDKYVLKNHIVPYLFGFSIITFIFIMDFLYRYLDLFIGKGINFLVAMEFFILSLGHMFALIIPMSVMPATLMAFGQLASDNEITAMKSSGISLYRIILPVLIASLILTGGLVYFNNYILPESNHKLLGLMIDIGKMKPTMNIKENIFCESIEDYTLLIQEKNDKTGLIKGVQIFQLNKEGIPIITVAEKGKMKYIKRKNLLQFELENGEIHKMPNPDDVSTYRKTHFEHYTLSIQDSDRDLNRTKRNYRGDREMNIAMMKARIREINTEINRSLTRMNKTALTPIQNTFNSIFTQGSDSASTDISKRVRGTEIYSGSDTENRSETIGSIQKILKKIKNEIKIMEAKRSQIARYKVEIHKKYSIAFSCTIFILIGAPLALLSGKKGITMAIGFSLLFFVIYYIFLIGGEKLADRQHLAPWLAMWLPNIIFTAMSIGLIHMVVNEAKTINWAKINLLKQWRKKREKAIL encoded by the coding sequence ATGAAAATGAATACAATAGACAAATACGTGCTTAAAAACCATATCGTTCCATACCTCTTCGGATTTTCTATAATCACCTTTATCTTCATAATGGACTTCCTCTACCGTTATCTCGATCTGTTCATCGGCAAAGGGATTAATTTCCTGGTAGCGATGGAGTTCTTCATACTCAGTTTAGGACATATGTTCGCATTAATTATACCAATGTCGGTCATGCCGGCTACCTTGATGGCATTCGGACAGCTAGCCTCAGATAATGAAATAACCGCGATGAAATCCAGCGGTATTTCTCTATATAGAATAATTTTGCCCGTACTTATAGCTTCGCTGATACTTACCGGAGGACTTGTATATTTCAATAATTATATACTCCCTGAAAGTAACCACAAATTACTCGGTTTGATGATCGATATTGGAAAAATGAAACCAACTATGAATATTAAAGAAAATATTTTTTGTGAATCAATTGAAGATTACACACTTCTCATCCAGGAAAAGAACGATAAAACCGGATTGATAAAGGGGGTGCAGATATTCCAGTTGAACAAGGAAGGAATCCCCATTATAACTGTCGCTGAAAAGGGGAAGATGAAATATATCAAGAGAAAGAATCTACTCCAGTTCGAGCTCGAAAACGGAGAAATACACAAAATGCCCAATCCGGATGATGTATCTACATACCGTAAGACTCATTTCGAACATTATACTCTCAGCATTCAGGATTCAGATAGAGATCTCAACAGAACGAAACGAAATTACCGCGGCGACAGAGAAATGAATATAGCTATGATGAAAGCGAGGATAAGAGAAATAAACACAGAGATCAACAGAAGTCTGACAAGAATGAACAAAACAGCGCTGACACCTATCCAGAATACATTTAACAGTATCTTTACGCAAGGATCAGACTCAGCCTCAACTGATATTTCAAAAAGGGTTAGAGGCACTGAAATATACTCCGGGTCTGATACAGAAAACCGCTCCGAGACGATTGGATCAATCCAGAAGATTCTAAAGAAAATAAAGAATGAAATCAAGATTATGGAAGCAAAACGGAGCCAGATTGCGCGTTATAAAGTTGAAATACACAAGAAATACTCTATTGCCTTCAGCTGCACGATTTTCATTCTCATCGGCGCTCCCCTGGCCCTTTTATCGGGGAAAAAGGGTATAACAATGGCTATTGGATTCAGTTTACTGTTCTTTGTAATATACTACATTTTCTTGATTGGGGGGGAAAAACTCGCCGACAGGCAGCACCTTGCCCCCTGGCTGGCAATGTGGCTTCCGAATATTATTTTCACCGCGATGTCAATAGGGCTTATTCATATGGTTGTAAATGAAGCAAAAACCATCAACTGGGCAAAGATCAATCTTCTGAAACAGTGGCGTAAAAAGAGGGAAAAAGCTATATTATAA